Proteins encoded by one window of Verrucomicrobiota bacterium:
- a CDS encoding carboxypeptidase regulatory-like domain-containing protein, translating to MRTIRFSLALVAAVVAIVIAVHILRRDTARDETPSPPGTTEPRVANAQAVESHLPETDATSEWGPLGPSWPFMDLRTSLIEDSAVEEVKPAVTGIVRRADTGAPVEGAIVFCTSHDIGVRTGGDGRYCLSDVGIGSHELVAYAPGLATAESAALILRARITLKLDLVLEPSKGLEGQVVDVETGAPVAGAIAMAAPYDEGHAPDLMGIVPESVLADAESKPEQLVMYCRDHPFLALTDVDGRFAMPVVPRAPAVLVVRARDHLVNRVGLNAAELKAPLRVELGWGRVIAGRVLSSDGEPIAGATVTCRTASANDFPGSNRAPIWLGGDRAVTETDQAGRFSFSGLAPNVYRLGVEHAEYAGVRVSSLDLETDEKIADVTVRLEPGGWIAGRVANDRGAPVRNESVEFTKPSARDDAQSADDGDYDEDYDAFFFMDKEELPRRWATTGQDGTYTSPPLAPGDYIVALHAPWLEHGPSRTVTVTAGHTVVDVDLVTPTGSGITGRVVDQDGAPVEAATILVTRGRRLEGRACTEADGAFVFADLEAGDHDIRVHAAGFPRYQRAHTVPASDVEIVLSRGGRISGCVIDTNTQKPVEKYDVWTHTDADRGNTFESGSVERLTTEDWDGDLHPEGRFDETGLSPGRYSVVVSSGPYKTAIVGDVRVEDGRDPEDLLIELVPATTVTLRVVSAADGTSVEDAIVTAKPRAASSLFPYGGTEDRFGYATPTTGPDGACTLLGMVAGRHELVVSHQAYAPKTVRFDIAEGELRREIDVALDEGLTLRGRVVAKPDGVPVEGATVFLDADDSVRLTYDESRGPSAETDEDGGFTLERIIPGAYTLCADHDAHGPYRADIDLTVAPLADVLIELGAGGRVIGTVKTVDGLLAQGVAIRVTNLARPHADADETLTDPTGAYKIAHLAPGPYAVELSRPHGGNVVDSVFVADEYHGGTREALRAVVTEGEAARVDFVVGGGAAVYGAITLDGEPVDTAAVDLRPANHLCTPVEGTWGWTGRCDLEGEYRFEGLKPGRYALSVFFLDRQSDSLRRSQKEFEIGTEGVRLDFEFDACLVSGKILDSAGNPIVQAGVALLPDSGTTKRTAALHAATRMSGFTRADENGAFQFSNIEPGTYRLVATADGYAPSFQSIEKLPDRDVESLVASLEKECVITGRIVTPNGTSPAGIVLTIMDADGRAWSGNNVHVNPHTGEFSIKGLAPGRFTMVANAKGYAPARENVFVTSRDQTSTVEFHLTKGRALTVSTVDASGSPVFGATAFVDDGGDPLITAYSVLRMAEWYPEHLVAGTDENGILVLPHLPDGAYTVHVQCDGHEDASVPVSIAGQDAEVTVTLKPWSE from the coding sequence GTGCGGACGATCAGGTTCTCGCTCGCGCTCGTTGCCGCGGTCGTTGCCATCGTCATTGCCGTCCACATCCTTCGGAGGGATACGGCGCGCGATGAGACGCCGTCGCCGCCTGGCACCACCGAGCCACGCGTGGCGAATGCGCAAGCGGTCGAATCGCACTTGCCCGAGACGGACGCAACCTCCGAATGGGGACCACTCGGCCCCTCATGGCCCTTCATGGACTTGAGGACCTCGCTCATCGAGGACTCCGCGGTCGAGGAAGTCAAGCCGGCGGTAACGGGCATCGTAAGACGCGCCGACACAGGCGCTCCCGTTGAGGGCGCCATCGTTTTCTGCACCTCGCACGACATCGGCGTGCGCACGGGGGGCGACGGCCGGTACTGCCTCTCCGATGTCGGCATTGGCAGCCATGAGTTAGTCGCCTACGCACCCGGTCTCGCGACGGCGGAGTCCGCCGCGCTGATTCTGAGGGCCCGAATCACCTTGAAGCTTGATCTCGTGCTCGAACCCTCCAAGGGTCTGGAAGGGCAGGTCGTTGATGTCGAGACCGGCGCGCCCGTTGCCGGCGCCATCGCCATGGCGGCTCCCTACGACGAAGGGCACGCGCCGGACCTGATGGGCATCGTGCCCGAATCCGTTCTGGCCGATGCGGAATCCAAGCCCGAACAGCTCGTCATGTACTGCCGCGACCATCCCTTCCTGGCACTCACGGATGTAGATGGCCGCTTCGCGATGCCGGTGGTGCCGCGCGCGCCGGCCGTTCTCGTCGTGCGCGCGCGCGACCATCTCGTCAACCGGGTTGGCCTCAACGCGGCCGAGCTCAAGGCACCGCTGCGCGTCGAACTGGGGTGGGGGCGGGTGATTGCCGGGCGCGTGCTCTCCTCCGACGGTGAGCCGATCGCGGGCGCGACGGTGACGTGCAGGACGGCATCCGCGAACGACTTCCCGGGGAGCAATCGGGCGCCGATCTGGCTCGGGGGAGACAGAGCGGTCACGGAAACCGACCAGGCGGGGCGTTTCTCATTCAGCGGTCTCGCGCCGAATGTGTACCGGCTCGGTGTGGAACACGCCGAATACGCCGGTGTCCGGGTCAGCTCCCTGGACCTAGAGACCGACGAGAAGATCGCCGACGTGACCGTCCGGCTCGAGCCCGGCGGATGGATCGCGGGCAGGGTGGCCAACGATCGCGGCGCGCCGGTGAGGAACGAGAGCGTCGAGTTCACCAAGCCGTCGGCACGAGACGATGCGCAATCTGCGGATGACGGTGACTACGACGAGGACTACGACGCCTTCTTCTTCATGGACAAGGAGGAGCTACCTCGGCGTTGGGCGACCACCGGGCAGGACGGTACCTACACTTCGCCCCCTCTCGCACCTGGCGACTACATCGTTGCGCTCCATGCTCCCTGGCTCGAGCATGGCCCCTCGAGGACCGTCACCGTGACGGCCGGTCACACGGTCGTCGACGTCGACTTGGTTACCCCAACAGGTTCCGGCATCACGGGCCGCGTCGTTGACCAGGACGGTGCACCCGTCGAAGCTGCGACTATCCTTGTCACACGAGGCCGACGGTTGGAGGGCCGAGCGTGCACCGAGGCTGACGGCGCGTTTGTTTTCGCGGACCTGGAGGCCGGCGACCACGATATCCGCGTCCATGCCGCAGGCTTCCCGAGGTACCAGCGCGCCCACACAGTGCCCGCGTCCGATGTTGAAATCGTCCTCAGCCGAGGCGGGCGGATCTCCGGCTGCGTCATTGACACGAACACGCAGAAGCCCGTCGAAAAGTACGACGTGTGGACGCACACGGATGCGGACAGGGGCAACACGTTCGAGTCGGGCTCGGTCGAGCGCCTGACAACGGAGGACTGGGACGGCGATCTGCATCCCGAAGGCCGCTTCGATGAGACGGGGCTTTCGCCGGGCAGGTATTCCGTCGTGGTCTCGAGCGGCCCCTACAAAACGGCTATAGTTGGCGACGTGCGCGTAGAGGACGGCAGAGACCCAGAAGATCTGCTCATCGAGCTTGTCCCCGCGACGACTGTCACGTTGCGCGTGGTCTCCGCTGCCGACGGCACCTCGGTCGAGGATGCGATTGTTACCGCGAAGCCTCGTGCGGCCTCGAGCCTCTTCCCCTATGGCGGGACCGAGGACCGGTTCGGCTACGCCACGCCCACGACGGGTCCCGACGGCGCCTGCACGCTGCTCGGCATGGTCGCCGGGCGCCACGAGCTTGTCGTGTCGCACCAAGCCTACGCGCCCAAGACCGTCCGCTTCGACATCGCGGAGGGCGAGCTGAGGCGCGAGATTGACGTTGCGCTCGATGAGGGGCTGACGCTTCGGGGTCGCGTCGTCGCCAAGCCCGACGGAGTACCCGTCGAAGGTGCGACCGTCTTCCTCGATGCCGACGACAGCGTGCGTCTGACCTATGACGAGAGTCGCGGGCCGTCCGCCGAGACAGACGAGGACGGCGGCTTCACTCTCGAGCGCATCATCCCCGGGGCGTACACGCTGTGCGCCGACCACGACGCGCATGGGCCGTATCGCGCCGACATCGACCTTACGGTGGCCCCTCTCGCCGATGTGCTCATCGAGCTTGGCGCCGGCGGGCGCGTCATTGGCACTGTCAAGACCGTCGACGGGCTCCTGGCGCAGGGCGTCGCAATAAGGGTTACGAACCTGGCGCGACCACACGCCGATGCCGACGAGACCCTCACGGACCCGACCGGCGCCTACAAGATCGCACATCTCGCACCGGGACCGTACGCGGTCGAGCTCAGCCGACCACACGGTGGCAACGTCGTCGATTCCGTCTTTGTCGCCGACGAGTACCACGGGGGCACGCGCGAAGCGCTACGTGCGGTGGTGACGGAAGGCGAGGCCGCCCGCGTTGACTTCGTCGTCGGCGGAGGCGCCGCCGTCTATGGGGCGATCACGCTCGATGGCGAGCCAGTCGACACAGCCGCCGTTGACCTCCGGCCGGCCAATCACCTGTGCACACCCGTTGAAGGCACGTGGGGCTGGACTGGCCGCTGCGATCTGGAGGGCGAGTATCGTTTCGAAGGTTTGAAGCCGGGACGCTATGCGCTCAGTGTGTTCTTCCTCGATCGGCAGTCCGACTCCCTGCGCAGATCTCAGAAGGAGTTCGAGATCGGGACGGAAGGTGTCCGGCTGGACTTCGAGTTTGATGCCTGCCTCGTTTCCGGCAAGATCCTCGATAGCGCCGGGAACCCGATAGTCCAAGCAGGCGTCGCCTTGTTGCCGGACTCTGGCACGACGAAGCGGACCGCCGCACTCCATGCTGCAACTCGCATGTCCGGCTTCACCCGGGCGGACGAAAACGGGGCATTCCAGTTCTCCAACATCGAACCGGGCACTTACCGTCTCGTCGCGACGGCCGACGGGTACGCCCCGTCGTTTCAGTCAATCGAGAAGCTTCCCGACCGCGACGTCGAGAGCCTCGTTGCCTCTCTCGAGAAGGAGTGCGTTATCACCGGGCGAATCGTGACGCCGAACGGCACCTCGCCCGCGGGCATCGTGCTCACGATCATGGACGCCGACGGCCGTGCCTGGAGCGGGAACAACGTGCACGTGAACCCGCACACGGGAGAGTTCAGCATCAAGGGGCTTGCCCCAGGCCGTTTCACGATGGTAGCCAACGCCAAAGGCTACGCGCCCGCGCGCGAGAACGTTTTTGTCACGTCCCGCGATCAGACTTCCACGGTCGAGTTCCACCTCACCAAGGGCCGCGCTCTCACCGTCAGCACCGTTGACGCCTCCGGCTCGCCCGTCTTCGGTGCCACGGCCTTCGTAGACGACGGCGGCGACCCCCTCATAACCGCATACAGCGTGCTCCGCATGGCCGAGTGGTACCCCGAGCACCTTGTGGCGGGCACCGACGAGAACGGTATTCTTGTTCTGCCCCACCTCCCCGACGGCGCCTACACCGTCCACGTCCAGTGCGACGGCCACGAGGACGCCAGCGTCCCGGTAAGCATCGCCGGGCAGGACGCCGAAGTCACGGTCACATTGAAGCCATGGAGCGAGTAG
- a CDS encoding carboxypeptidase regulatory-like domain-containing protein — protein sequence MKPVHTWAAIAAAAVVAVACLLMLRFASDDEGAKPKGVKSFTPDVEPPEPKTIAKRPGLDAPIVEETATDAPQDADASRSHNAAVSGRVVDADGNPVARAGVLLANDGMTSSVCTDKAGAFSVSSLCEGTFAVTADARDFVTYEGLVEVPSDNVLIVLDRGCWITGRVIDKETREPVESFRLSITPQLPAEGFARIGWEGRRKLRDEVGSAFSMGIYPDGRFAHAGFRPWTFTLSIESDDYLPAEITEIGLKEGVELEEIVVELDRGAEVEVVVTAASDGSLVAGARVILDNYRPRVMDDPPDFPTTNADGVCRLKSLMPRDYSCRIEHEHYQYTEVNFDLAPGEMHKTVAVALEAGLSVHGVIVSKSDGLPIEGASVHLDGPRTCRATTDEMGRFALDVVDPGRYRFLVEAEGFAPHREMIQLDVAPGGGLYVELGRGGAIAGTVLAADGAPIEGAAVQVCTAILDRPWTYGNSTDAEGAFRIDMLPPEAYRVVVTQKRSVRSILSQRVVVREGEVTRADFVLGAGAAVFGRITRGEKPVFVDVKVSPVYSALLYTDSVAHWTRANRQGYRVEGLGPGQYVLFVDFEEHTEKSVSYEFSIADTDVELNVDLDADAIAGVVQREDGSPCEMASVELVPRFADTDRITTINTIGTRTRGFFWTDQNGAFRITGVAPGRYCLSVDPPWRPFDFDTRAFESEPFATAVVDLTKEDGRDITDLVVTLRDIVEVEGRLTTDNGVLPNRVTLMISDDAGRFLTEGGGSVESQTGRFPVGRLAPGDYSILANAPGYGLARANLHVAAEGNTRFDLALTQAHNLVVSVADATGSPVPGANVILDLDADVRITASTYDTQFYADFDKAEFLASDAAGRKAFRAIGDGAYTLRVRCDGYEDASVPVTIAGQDAQATVTLKPRTE from the coding sequence ATGAAACCGGTGCACACGTGGGCGGCAATCGCGGCGGCCGCCGTGGTTGCCGTTGCGTGCCTTCTCATGCTTCGGTTTGCCTCAGATGATGAGGGAGCGAAGCCCAAGGGCGTCAAGTCGTTCACCCCGGATGTGGAGCCGCCCGAGCCGAAGACTATCGCCAAGCGCCCTGGTCTGGACGCGCCCATCGTCGAAGAGACGGCCACGGACGCGCCGCAGGATGCGGATGCCTCGCGATCGCATAATGCCGCCGTGAGCGGCCGCGTGGTCGATGCTGACGGCAACCCCGTCGCCCGGGCCGGTGTGCTTCTCGCGAACGACGGAATGACTAGCTCGGTCTGCACCGACAAGGCAGGAGCCTTCTCTGTTTCCAGTCTGTGTGAAGGGACTTTTGCGGTCACTGCCGACGCGAGAGACTTTGTCACGTACGAGGGCCTTGTCGAAGTCCCATCGGACAACGTGCTGATTGTGCTCGATCGGGGCTGTTGGATTACCGGCCGCGTTATCGATAAGGAGACGCGCGAACCGGTCGAGTCGTTCCGGCTGTCGATTACCCCCCAGCTTCCCGCGGAGGGTTTTGCACGCATAGGCTGGGAGGGGAGGAGGAAGCTCCGCGACGAGGTTGGCTCTGCTTTCAGCATGGGCATCTATCCTGACGGGCGGTTCGCACACGCGGGCTTCAGACCGTGGACGTTCACGCTCAGCATCGAGAGCGACGATTACCTGCCGGCGGAGATCACCGAGATTGGACTGAAGGAAGGGGTCGAACTCGAGGAGATCGTTGTCGAGCTCGATCGCGGCGCGGAAGTCGAGGTTGTGGTGACCGCCGCGAGCGACGGCTCGCTTGTTGCAGGCGCAAGGGTGATTCTCGACAACTACAGACCGCGCGTGATGGACGATCCTCCGGATTTCCCGACCACGAATGCCGACGGCGTCTGCCGGCTCAAATCGCTGATGCCGCGAGACTATTCATGCCGCATCGAGCACGAGCACTATCAGTACACCGAGGTCAACTTCGACCTAGCGCCCGGCGAAATGCACAAAACCGTTGCCGTCGCCCTTGAAGCCGGGCTGAGCGTGCATGGGGTCATTGTGTCGAAGAGCGACGGCCTGCCTATCGAGGGCGCGTCTGTTCATCTCGACGGGCCGCGGACATGCCGGGCCACCACCGACGAAATGGGGCGCTTTGCATTGGACGTGGTCGATCCGGGGCGTTACCGCTTTCTCGTCGAAGCCGAGGGCTTTGCCCCACACCGAGAGATGATCCAACTCGACGTCGCGCCGGGCGGTGGGTTGTATGTCGAGCTGGGCCGCGGCGGCGCGATCGCCGGCACCGTGCTCGCCGCGGACGGCGCCCCCATCGAGGGCGCCGCTGTGCAGGTCTGCACGGCGATCCTCGATAGGCCTTGGACCTACGGCAACTCGACGGACGCCGAGGGTGCTTTCCGTATCGATATGCTTCCACCCGAAGCGTATCGGGTCGTTGTTACACAAAAGCGATCCGTCCGGTCCATACTCTCCCAGCGAGTCGTGGTGCGCGAAGGCGAGGTGACTCGCGCCGATTTCGTGCTTGGGGCAGGCGCCGCCGTCTTCGGCCGCATTACCCGCGGCGAGAAACCGGTGTTCGTTGATGTTAAGGTTTCCCCTGTCTATAGCGCACTGTTGTACACCGACAGCGTCGCACATTGGACGCGTGCCAACAGGCAGGGGTATCGGGTCGAGGGCCTGGGTCCCGGGCAGTACGTCCTTTTCGTGGATTTCGAGGAGCACACAGAGAAGAGCGTTTCCTACGAGTTCTCAATTGCCGATACGGACGTCGAACTCAACGTCGATCTCGATGCCGATGCCATCGCCGGTGTCGTGCAACGCGAGGACGGCTCGCCATGCGAGATGGCTTCTGTTGAGCTTGTTCCGCGGTTTGCCGACACCGACCGTATCACGACCATCAACACTATTGGAACCAGGACGCGGGGGTTCTTCTGGACTGACCAGAATGGCGCCTTCCGGATCACGGGCGTTGCACCGGGCCGGTATTGCCTCTCTGTTGATCCGCCTTGGAGGCCTTTCGATTTCGACACACGCGCGTTCGAAAGCGAGCCCTTCGCCACCGCCGTTGTCGACCTGACCAAAGAGGACGGTCGCGACATCACTGATCTCGTCGTGACGCTTCGCGACATCGTGGAGGTCGAGGGCCGCCTCACGACGGACAATGGTGTTCTGCCGAACCGCGTCACGCTCATGATCTCCGACGACGCGGGTCGCTTCCTCACCGAAGGCGGCGGCTCCGTCGAGTCGCAAACGGGCCGGTTCCCCGTCGGGCGGCTTGCGCCAGGTGACTACTCGATCCTGGCCAACGCCCCCGGCTACGGACTCGCGCGCGCCAACCTCCACGTCGCGGCGGAGGGCAACACCCGTTTTGACCTCGCCTTGACCCAGGCGCACAACCTCGTCGTGAGCGTCGCCGACGCCACCGGCAGCCCCGTTCCCGGCGCCAACGTCATCCTCGACCTCGACGCCGACGTCCGCATAACGGCTTCCACCTACGACACGCAATTCTACGCCGACTTCGACAAGGCGGAATTCCTTGCCTCCGACGCCGCCGGCCGGAAAGCCTTTCGCGCCATCGGCGATGGCGCCTACACCCTCCGCGTCCGCTGCGATGGCTACGAAGACGCCAGTGTGCCCGTCACCATCGCTGGACAAGATGCGCAGGCAACGGTAACGTTGAAGCCGCGAACGGAGTAG
- a CDS encoding carboxypeptidase regulatory-like domain-containing protein, with protein MVKPARTWLAVLLVAVVLVCLLVLRFALMCDDAARDHARSPATHTRKPHTSPQPEQPAERDTASRAPTACGDAVASPEQADEEPVIRVLVLSPEGTPVKGTQVGVSSRTDPWGRTGSDGRCTITAGPGHDGTLGPEWTGYPAEHGSGGMVRTTQFYITASHPDYAYTRSGPYSRSEPPDEVTITMLRGGRIVGVVVDEAGHPIGGIHIIVTVDAEDAGESLDVLERQTPGFLWADPDGSFTSPTLLPATYLVVADTTYEPYGSGRGEQIAEVAPCEAVKVRVGADETTQNVELVVAGGYTVSGCVLDLDEKPVQGARVSCRDPSRSVLTAEGGSFVLRALPSGEVKGCAWADGCLRRDLSYEPPQADLVIHLLPAPRIAGRVVDKATGQPIEHFCVALQSASRASRYVERDVYDDVFMKGFDSPDGRFELCLDRPDSRTIYVSAPGYATYCAEVVQPRDTLEPDELLVKLVSGAALTVSVNSAVDGSPIAGASISHPAFDVTTVDERVDLDRQCVETGEDGRCFLERIPPGRYRLTVYHSEYESRSQDVEVLEDMTEVAAQFTLGDTFTLRGRVVTDRGAAPVPGVRVRAFAGGADPCWQEPVAQAFTDESGCFEIPGLSQQSCELQADCDDSATVPVSVDLPQALGSETVIEITSTGRVIGSVKTRGGQPVRNASVMYWPSGHAGRVENIGADGQYSVSQIPAGPCLILIEFHSQRLRSAMARSVVVPPADEIRVDFVLGSASVLGEVSRGGELACGGRVLANPKTGAFQTVAGYVAAHIDRSGRYCLENVAPGTYSLEVTASFPSNPRFEAHAASEVTVADADVPFDVNIGNAGRVAGAVKLHNGWPASEARVRLVPRIADGERFARLEQAYAGGNAETRTDDDGVFELPHIPPGQYTLTVTRPGYAVTTVPIDRADERDLTGLDIVLQPEARVLAQLDVADGELPRRVAVSVCDPSSRLLAVHDDVLIRSDGTFEIPNVPPGSYLLSVTADGYAPSQKAVDAPTGDRIRVTLYRGQTASVTVRDRSGSAIPLAVVVLDAGGDLHYAAQLIRSHGLARTDEIGSAQITHVADGAYTVHVQCDGFADAAVPVTIAGQDAAVTVVLERAE; from the coding sequence ATGGTGAAGCCGGCACGCACATGGCTTGCGGTTCTGCTCGTTGCCGTGGTCCTCGTCTGTCTCCTCGTCCTGCGCTTTGCGCTGATGTGCGACGACGCGGCACGCGACCATGCCCGCTCGCCCGCCACGCACACCCGCAAGCCGCACACTTCACCTCAGCCGGAACAGCCTGCCGAGCGCGACACGGCAAGCAGAGCGCCGACCGCCTGCGGCGACGCCGTAGCCTCGCCCGAGCAGGCGGACGAGGAGCCTGTCATCCGGGTGCTTGTGCTCTCGCCCGAGGGAACACCGGTCAAGGGCACCCAGGTTGGCGTGTCCAGCAGGACAGATCCGTGGGGCCGCACCGGGAGCGACGGCCGATGCACGATCACGGCCGGTCCTGGGCACGACGGGACGCTGGGCCCTGAGTGGACGGGCTACCCTGCTGAACATGGTTCCGGAGGCATGGTCAGAACGACTCAGTTCTATATCACCGCGTCACATCCTGACTATGCCTACACCAGGTCGGGCCCCTACAGCCGGTCCGAGCCGCCTGACGAGGTGACGATTACGATGCTTCGTGGCGGGCGGATCGTTGGAGTCGTCGTTGACGAGGCGGGGCACCCGATAGGCGGGATCCATATCATCGTCACGGTCGACGCAGAAGACGCAGGCGAATCGCTGGACGTATTGGAGCGACAGACGCCAGGATTCCTTTGGGCCGACCCGGACGGTTCGTTCACGTCGCCAACGCTTCTTCCTGCAACGTACCTGGTGGTCGCCGATACGACCTACGAGCCGTACGGCTCCGGCCGGGGCGAGCAGATTGCCGAAGTCGCGCCGTGTGAGGCCGTCAAGGTCCGAGTCGGGGCCGACGAGACCACCCAGAACGTCGAGCTCGTGGTCGCCGGGGGGTACACCGTCTCGGGCTGTGTGCTCGATCTGGACGAGAAACCGGTCCAGGGCGCGCGCGTCAGTTGCCGCGATCCCTCCCGCTCCGTGTTGACCGCCGAGGGCGGCTCGTTCGTGCTCCGCGCCCTGCCGTCGGGCGAAGTCAAGGGCTGTGCCTGGGCCGATGGGTGCCTGCGCAGGGACCTCAGCTACGAGCCGCCACAAGCGGACCTTGTGATCCATCTTCTCCCGGCGCCACGGATCGCTGGGCGCGTCGTCGACAAAGCCACCGGCCAGCCGATCGAGCATTTCTGCGTTGCGCTGCAGTCGGCATCGCGTGCAAGCCGTTACGTCGAGCGAGATGTCTATGATGATGTCTTCATGAAGGGGTTCGATTCGCCCGACGGCCGGTTCGAGCTCTGCCTGGATCGCCCTGACAGTCGCACCATCTACGTCAGCGCCCCGGGCTACGCGACCTACTGCGCAGAAGTAGTCCAACCCCGAGACACGCTCGAACCCGACGAGCTCCTCGTGAAGCTGGTCTCCGGCGCGGCCCTCACGGTCTCGGTCAACTCGGCCGTTGACGGCTCACCGATAGCGGGCGCGTCTATCTCTCACCCCGCCTTCGACGTGACCACCGTCGACGAGCGCGTAGACCTTGATCGCCAGTGCGTCGAGACGGGCGAGGATGGCCGTTGCTTCCTCGAACGTATCCCGCCCGGCCGTTACCGTCTTACCGTCTATCATTCCGAGTACGAGAGCCGGTCGCAGGACGTCGAGGTCTTGGAGGATATGACCGAGGTTGCCGCGCAGTTCACGCTTGGCGACACATTCACGCTCCGCGGCCGCGTCGTAACCGATAGGGGCGCAGCGCCTGTTCCCGGAGTCCGAGTGCGGGCGTTTGCGGGTGGGGCCGACCCCTGCTGGCAGGAGCCTGTCGCCCAAGCCTTCACAGACGAGAGCGGGTGCTTCGAGATACCAGGCTTGAGCCAGCAGTCCTGCGAGCTGCAAGCCGACTGCGATGACTCCGCCACCGTCCCGGTGTCTGTTGACCTTCCCCAAGCGCTCGGAAGCGAGACTGTTATCGAGATCACATCGACCGGCCGTGTGATCGGCTCCGTCAAGACCCGCGGCGGGCAACCGGTCAGAAACGCCTCGGTAATGTACTGGCCGTCCGGTCATGCAGGAAGGGTCGAGAACATTGGCGCCGATGGGCAGTACTCGGTTTCTCAGATCCCGGCGGGGCCATGCTTGATCTTGATAGAGTTCCACTCCCAACGGCTGCGGTCTGCGATGGCAAGATCAGTCGTTGTCCCTCCAGCCGACGAGATTCGTGTCGACTTCGTTCTTGGCAGCGCGTCGGTTCTGGGAGAGGTGTCTCGCGGCGGCGAGCTGGCTTGTGGCGGCAGAGTCCTGGCCAATCCCAAGACGGGCGCGTTCCAGACGGTGGCGGGTTACGTAGCTGCCCACATCGATCGTTCAGGCCGCTATTGCCTGGAGAACGTGGCGCCAGGCACGTATTCCCTCGAGGTCACGGCGTCTTTCCCGTCGAACCCGCGGTTCGAGGCGCACGCTGCGAGCGAGGTGACTGTGGCCGATGCGGACGTACCGTTCGACGTGAACATCGGGAATGCCGGCCGCGTTGCTGGCGCCGTGAAGCTCCACAACGGCTGGCCGGCGAGCGAAGCCCGCGTGCGCCTTGTTCCGCGTATCGCGGACGGCGAGCGCTTCGCACGTCTCGAGCAGGCATACGCCGGCGGCAACGCAGAGACCAGGACGGACGACGACGGCGTGTTCGAGCTTCCCCACATCCCGCCGGGCCAGTACACGCTGACGGTGACCAGACCCGGCTACGCTGTGACCACTGTCCCCATCGACAGAGCCGATGAACGCGACCTGACCGGCCTTGATATCGTGCTCCAGCCGGAGGCAAGAGTCCTTGCCCAGCTCGACGTTGCAGACGGCGAGTTGCCTCGACGAGTCGCCGTCTCCGTATGCGATCCGTCCAGCCGCTTGCTCGCCGTCCATGATGATGTGCTTATCCGGAGCGACGGTACGTTCGAAATACCGAACGTGCCTCCCGGCTCGTACCTTCTCAGCGTCACCGCCGATGGCTACGCCCCGAGCCAGAAGGCGGTCGACGCTCCAACCGGAGATCGCATCCGCGTAACCCTCTATCGAGGACAGACCGCCTCGGTCACCGTGCGCGACCGGTCCGGCAGCGCGATTCCGCTGGCCGTCGTCGTCCTCGACGCAGGTGGCGACCTGCATTACGCGGCGCAGCTCATCCGCTCCCACGGCCTTGCCCGGACCGACGAGATCGGCAGCGCCCAGATCACCCACGTCGCCGACGGCGCCTACACCGTCCACGTCCAGTGCGACGGCTTCGCTGACGCCGCTGTGCCGGTGACCATCGCCGGGCAGGACGCGGCGGTGACGGTGGTGCTGGAGCGCGCGGAGTAG